The following proteins are encoded in a genomic region of Agromyces sp. CF514:
- the purE gene encoding 5-(carboxyamino)imidazole ribonucleotide mutase, with the protein MGSDSDWNIMREASALLDEFGIAHEVEVVSAHRTPEKMIAYGKQAASRGLKVIIAGAGGAAHLPGMLASVTTLPVVGVPVPLSRLDGLDSLLSIVQMPAGVPVATVSIGGAKNAGLIAAKILATADPALTEALAAYAEALAALVEEKNERLKSTR; encoded by the coding sequence ATGGGTTCCGACTCCGACTGGAACATCATGCGCGAGGCATCCGCCCTGCTCGACGAGTTCGGCATCGCCCACGAGGTCGAGGTGGTCTCGGCGCACCGCACGCCCGAGAAGATGATCGCCTACGGCAAGCAGGCGGCCTCGCGGGGGCTCAAGGTCATCATCGCGGGTGCCGGCGGAGCCGCGCACCTGCCCGGCATGCTGGCCTCGGTCACCACGCTGCCCGTGGTCGGCGTGCCCGTGCCGCTCTCGCGGCTCGACGGCCTCGACTCGCTGCTCTCGATCGTGCAGATGCCCGCCGGCGTGCCCGTCGCGACCGTGTCGATCGGCGGCGCGAAGAACGCGGGCCTCATCGCCGCGAAGATCCTCGCGACGGCCGACCCCGCGCTCACCGAGGCGCTCGCCGCCTACGCCGAGGCGCTCGCCGCGCTCGTCGAGGAGAAGAACGAACGGTTGAAGTCGACCAGATGA
- a CDS encoding LCP family protein, which yields MTLAASPIRYPDAASRTVMTRRAWWLVVLNFLVPGSAQVLAGDRRLGRFGLGATLTLWTLAVVSLVVWLLWPAVFYTVMSTSLTLWIVAAVALFYAVLWVVLTLDTLRLVRLVKTAPSARAWVALLSVAAMVLVSGTAAYGAFIATTTSGFLSSVFVAGPSEPPVDGRYNILLLGGDAGPDRDGLRPDSIRVMSIDAETGQAVTIGLPRNMEDVPFNEDSPLHDLYPEGYGAIDGCEVDACMLNSIYTEVELKSPEMYPDADANGSEPGIEAMRDAAEAITGLEIQYYALIDMAGFQQLIDALGGVTITVPEDVPIHADETFTTVAEWIPAGEQHLDGYHALWYARSRHGTSDYDRMARQLQLQEAVLAQFNPANVLSKFQDIAAAGAQVVKTDVPQSMLGYFVDLASKTKELPVVDVELVPENGFDPEDPDYDYARQLVQEAVTPPTAEPAE from the coding sequence ATGACCCTCGCCGCCAGCCCGATCCGGTACCCCGACGCCGCATCGCGCACCGTGATGACCCGGCGCGCGTGGTGGCTCGTCGTGCTCAACTTCCTGGTTCCGGGCTCCGCCCAGGTGCTCGCGGGCGACCGTCGGCTCGGCCGGTTCGGCCTCGGCGCGACGCTCACGCTCTGGACCCTCGCCGTCGTCTCGCTCGTCGTCTGGCTGCTCTGGCCGGCCGTGTTCTACACCGTGATGTCCACGAGCCTCACCCTCTGGATCGTCGCGGCCGTCGCACTCTTCTACGCCGTGCTGTGGGTCGTGCTCACCCTCGACACCCTGCGCCTCGTGCGCCTCGTGAAGACGGCCCCCTCGGCCAGGGCCTGGGTCGCGCTGCTCTCGGTGGCCGCGATGGTGCTCGTCTCCGGAACGGCCGCGTACGGTGCGTTCATCGCGACGACGACGAGCGGATTCCTCTCCTCGGTGTTCGTCGCAGGACCCAGCGAACCGCCGGTCGACGGCCGCTACAACATCCTGCTGCTCGGCGGCGACGCCGGCCCCGACCGCGACGGACTGCGGCCCGACAGCATCCGGGTCATGAGCATCGACGCCGAGACCGGGCAGGCGGTCACCATCGGCCTGCCCCGCAACATGGAGGACGTCCCGTTCAACGAGGACTCCCCGTTGCACGACCTGTACCCCGAGGGCTACGGCGCGATCGACGGCTGCGAGGTCGACGCGTGCATGCTCAACTCGATCTACACCGAGGTCGAGCTGAAGAGTCCCGAGATGTACCCCGATGCCGACGCGAACGGCAGCGAACCGGGCATCGAGGCCATGCGCGACGCCGCAGAGGCCATCACCGGACTCGAGATCCAGTACTACGCGCTCATCGACATGGCGGGGTTCCAGCAGCTCATCGACGCTCTGGGCGGGGTCACCATCACCGTGCCAGAAGACGTGCCGATCCACGCAGACGAGACGTTCACGACCGTCGCCGAGTGGATCCCCGCCGGTGAGCAGCACCTCGACGGCTACCACGCGCTCTGGTACGCGCGCTCGCGGCACGGCACCAGCGACTACGACCGCATGGCCCGCCAGCTGCAGCTGCAGGAGGCGGTGCTCGCCCAGTTCAATCCCGCGAACGTGCTGAGCAAGTTCCAGGACATCGCTGCGGCCGGTGCGCAGGTCGTGAAGACCGATGTGCCGCAGTCGATGCTCGGCTACTTCGTCGACCTGGCGAGCAAGACGAAGGAACTGCCCGTCGTCGATGTCGAACTCGTGCCCGAGAACGGGTTCGACCCCGAGGACCCCGACTACGACTACGCCAGGCAGCTGGTGCAGGAGGCTGTGACGCCGCCAACCGCCGAGCCCGCCGAGTAG
- a CDS encoding glycosyltransferase family 1 protein, protein MTTTLRLVVDQLVAPAPGALGRYTADLARALVATAPAGCEVAGIVSSSPESDYAFVRETVPGLSELYKTSLSRRELAAAWQLGVGTSPGGGFIHAPSLLAPLRRHRRDHGDQVVVTVHDLLAWTSPESLSASAIAWQKAVMKRAHKHADAVVVPTHALAEQLASFVGFTDRIRVIPTAPRSGLVVGDDAAGRRARLGLPSAYLVAAGTLEPRYGIGDLLNALARPGVPDLPLVLLGPDSSDDEPLETAATDAGLAGDRIRRLDGLDPADLAAVVSGSLAFVAPSHDDGSGTALIEAFALGVPVVHAEIPAYSEIAGGAALSVPIGVGDGFADRLASAVTRVVEDHDLARRLTIAGHDRSKAFTWRDSAERVWQLHADL, encoded by the coding sequence GTGACCACCACTCTCCGACTCGTCGTCGACCAGCTCGTCGCTCCCGCACCCGGGGCCTTGGGGCGCTACACGGCAGACCTGGCGCGAGCGCTCGTCGCGACCGCTCCCGCCGGATGCGAGGTCGCCGGGATCGTCTCGTCCTCGCCCGAGAGCGACTACGCGTTCGTCCGCGAGACCGTGCCGGGGTTGAGCGAGCTCTACAAGACGTCGCTGTCGCGCCGTGAACTCGCGGCCGCGTGGCAGTTGGGCGTCGGCACCTCGCCAGGCGGCGGGTTCATCCACGCTCCGAGCCTGCTCGCGCCGCTTCGACGTCACCGTCGCGATCACGGCGACCAGGTGGTCGTGACCGTGCACGACCTGCTCGCGTGGACGAGCCCGGAATCCCTGAGCGCCTCGGCGATAGCCTGGCAGAAGGCCGTCATGAAGCGCGCCCACAAGCACGCCGACGCGGTCGTGGTGCCCACGCACGCGCTCGCCGAGCAGCTCGCGAGCTTCGTCGGCTTCACCGACCGCATCCGCGTGATCCCGACGGCCCCGAGGTCGGGGCTCGTCGTGGGCGACGATGCCGCCGGCCGTCGCGCACGGCTCGGACTGCCTTCGGCCTACCTCGTGGCTGCAGGCACGCTCGAGCCGAGGTACGGCATCGGCGACCTCCTCAACGCACTCGCCCGCCCGGGCGTGCCCGACCTGCCGCTGGTGCTGCTCGGACCCGACAGCAGCGACGACGAGCCGCTCGAGACCGCGGCGACCGACGCAGGCCTCGCGGGCGATCGCATCCGCCGCCTCGACGGACTCGACCCGGCCGACCTGGCCGCGGTCGTCTCGGGGTCGCTCGCCTTCGTGGCCCCCAGCCACGACGACGGATCCGGGACCGCGCTCATCGAGGCCTTCGCGCTCGGCGTACCGGTCGTGCACGCCGAGATTCCCGCGTATTCGGAGATCGCCGGTGGCGCCGCACTGTCGGTTCCCATCGGTGTCGGCGACGGCTTCGCCGACCGCCTCGCCTCCGCCGTGACCCGCGTCGTCGAAGACCACGACCTCGCGCGACGCCTGACGATCGCCGGGCACGACCGCTCGAAGGCGTTCACCTGGCGTGATTCCGCCGAGCGCGTCTGGCAGCTGCACGCCGATCTCTGA
- a CDS encoding glycosyltransferase — MPSQRPPRSLDADARPNVVAIVPSFHPDEGFEARLGLLAAQVDRVIIVDDGSGPGADEVLAAAADAGHTVIRLERNAGIATALNQGVRVALAEGADYVVNLDQDTTLPADYVAIALDVFARANAVTNLGIVCVDAVNGAPALPTWTSPEGFGLVPEAIQTGFVISRACLETAGLFDERLVIDTVDTEYCLRVRDAGFRIAVAKGTDIRHAIGRRAELRPFGIPMRHADGRISTYQYHSPFRRYYIARNNIDLIFRYWRTHPRWVLQVTKRETGGMVTSIVSGPQRLAQLIAITTGTFHGLIRRRGMIPGWLRRLVA; from the coding sequence ATGCCCTCGCAGCGCCCCCCTCGTTCCCTCGATGCCGACGCCCGTCCGAACGTCGTCGCGATCGTGCCGTCCTTCCACCCCGATGAGGGTTTCGAGGCGCGCCTGGGTCTGCTCGCGGCACAGGTCGACCGGGTGATCATCGTCGACGACGGGTCGGGTCCCGGGGCGGACGAGGTGCTCGCGGCAGCAGCTGACGCAGGGCACACGGTGATTCGGCTCGAACGCAACGCCGGCATCGCCACGGCGCTGAACCAGGGCGTGCGGGTCGCACTCGCCGAGGGCGCCGACTACGTCGTGAACCTCGATCAGGACACCACGCTCCCGGCCGACTACGTCGCGATTGCGCTCGACGTGTTCGCACGCGCCAACGCCGTCACGAACCTCGGCATCGTCTGCGTCGACGCCGTGAACGGCGCCCCGGCCCTTCCGACCTGGACGTCGCCCGAAGGATTCGGGCTGGTGCCCGAGGCGATCCAGACCGGATTCGTCATCAGCCGCGCATGCCTCGAGACGGCCGGCCTGTTCGACGAGCGTCTCGTGATCGACACCGTCGACACCGAGTACTGCCTCCGCGTGCGCGACGCCGGGTTCCGCATCGCCGTGGCGAAGGGCACCGACATCCGGCACGCGATCGGCCGGCGCGCCGAGCTGCGCCCCTTCGGGATCCCCATGCGCCACGCAGACGGACGCATCTCCACGTACCAGTACCACTCGCCGTTCCGGCGCTACTACATCGCGCGAAACAACATCGACCTCATCTTCCGGTACTGGCGCACGCACCCGCGCTGGGTGCTGCAGGTCACGAAGCGCGAGACGGGCGGCATGGTCACCTCGATCGTGAGCGGTCCGCAGCGACTGGCACAGCTCATCGCGATCACCACCGGCACGTTCCACGGCCTGATCCGCCGACGCGGGATGATCCCGGGTTGGCTTCGCCGACTCGTCGCCTGA
- a CDS encoding glycosyltransferase, translating to MSVDPALSARVEAWLDTVGSTVDETEAAIAGLRQAGFAAEGIRIVVDDPDDASEAIELARAAGLDVLVDGGQDFEARLAQTQADTLFLVRWGVVRSDVIPSVVGFMDRNPGSPMVYADSASVQGVPLFRPVSSPLRLRSNDFLGPVVAVEVEALRRLGGFRAEARGAHVLDLGLRFSEQGDTPLLLPLALATEKVLNDDVAGVYDAQSRVVQDSLERVGVSGRIEQVDTFVRRVHYDIEGDPLVSIIIPTRGGSARIAGKDRVLVVEAIRGIVERSTYTNLEFVVVADAETPESVVTELEELCGDRLRLVLWSEAFNFSAKMNRGAAVASGEYLLLLNDDVEVVSDDWIESMLGLAQQRGVGIVGAMLYFEDSTIQHAGQVYTGGVAGHAAFGWTGGRDDSIKSLVTDHEVSGVTAACALLSRELYFEIGGFTLALPGNYNDVDLNMKVRSTGRSAVFTPWAKLYHFESKTRDPKVLPTDIETLQARWRRRMLVELHSRML from the coding sequence TTGAGCGTCGATCCTGCGCTCAGCGCTCGCGTCGAAGCCTGGCTCGACACCGTCGGCAGCACGGTCGACGAGACCGAGGCCGCGATCGCGGGGCTGCGGCAGGCCGGGTTCGCGGCCGAGGGCATCCGGATCGTCGTCGACGATCCCGACGACGCATCGGAGGCGATCGAGCTCGCGCGCGCGGCCGGCCTCGACGTGCTGGTCGACGGCGGCCAGGACTTCGAAGCACGTCTCGCGCAGACGCAGGCGGACACGCTGTTCCTGGTCCGCTGGGGCGTCGTGCGCTCCGACGTGATCCCCAGCGTCGTCGGATTCATGGATCGCAACCCCGGCTCTCCGATGGTGTACGCGGACTCCGCGTCGGTCCAGGGCGTGCCGCTCTTCCGCCCGGTCTCGTCGCCGCTCCGTCTGCGAAGCAACGACTTCCTCGGACCGGTGGTGGCCGTCGAGGTCGAGGCGCTCCGCCGGCTCGGCGGGTTCCGCGCCGAAGCCCGCGGCGCGCACGTGCTCGACCTCGGGCTGCGGTTCTCCGAGCAGGGCGACACGCCCCTGCTGCTGCCGCTGGCGCTCGCGACCGAGAAGGTGCTGAACGACGACGTCGCGGGCGTCTACGACGCCCAGAGCCGGGTGGTGCAGGACTCGCTCGAACGAGTCGGCGTCTCCGGTCGGATCGAGCAGGTCGACACGTTCGTTCGCCGTGTGCACTACGACATCGAGGGCGACCCCCTCGTCTCGATCATCATCCCCACCCGAGGCGGATCCGCGAGGATCGCCGGCAAGGATCGCGTGCTCGTGGTCGAGGCGATCCGCGGCATCGTCGAGCGGTCGACGTACACCAACCTCGAGTTCGTCGTCGTCGCCGACGCCGAGACGCCCGAATCCGTCGTGACCGAGCTCGAGGAGCTCTGCGGTGATCGACTCCGCCTGGTCCTCTGGAGCGAGGCGTTCAACTTCAGTGCCAAGATGAACCGCGGCGCGGCCGTCGCGTCCGGCGAGTACCTGCTCCTGCTCAACGATGATGTCGAGGTCGTGAGCGACGACTGGATCGAGAGCATGCTCGGACTCGCGCAGCAGCGCGGGGTCGGCATCGTCGGCGCGATGCTCTACTTCGAGGACAGCACCATCCAGCACGCGGGCCAGGTCTACACCGGCGGTGTCGCCGGCCACGCCGCGTTCGGCTGGACCGGCGGTCGCGACGACTCGATCAAGTCGCTCGTGACCGACCACGAGGTCTCAGGAGTCACCGCCGCATGCGCGCTCCTCAGCCGTGAGCTCTACTTCGAGATCGGGGGATTCACCCTCGCGCTCCCGGGCAACTACAACGATGTCGACCTGAACATGAAGGTGCGCTCGACCGGCCGTTCGGCCGTGTTCACGCCGTGGGCGAAGCTGTACCACTTCGAGTCCAAGACCCGTGACCCGAAGGTGCTTCCGACCGACATCGAGACGCTCCAGGCGCGGTGGCGACGGCGCATGCTGGTCGAGCTGCACTCGCGCATGCTCTGA
- the rfbD gene encoding dTDP-4-dehydrorhamnose reductase, which translates to MRYLVTGAAGMLGHDLLRALEGRDVTALARAELDVTDEAAVHAAVAGHDVVINASAYTKVDDAESHEADAYAVNATGPANLAAACAAHGARFVTISTDYVFDGNATEPYPEDLQRDPINAYGRTKAAGEELAIARHPEGTFVVRTAWLYGADGPNFAGTMLKLAASKETWSVVDDQIGQPTWTADLAAQIVALLDGDAPAGIYHGTNSGQASWYEFARAVLEESGLDPERITPTDSSSFVRPAPRPAYSVLGHDAWAAAGLAPMRDWRAALHEAVVTGAVA; encoded by the coding sequence ATGCGCTACCTGGTGACCGGCGCTGCCGGCATGCTCGGCCACGACCTGCTCCGGGCCCTCGAGGGGCGCGACGTCACGGCACTCGCTCGCGCGGAGCTCGATGTGACCGACGAGGCCGCGGTGCACGCCGCGGTCGCCGGTCACGATGTCGTCATCAACGCGTCCGCCTATACGAAGGTCGACGACGCCGAGTCTCACGAAGCCGACGCCTACGCCGTCAATGCGACCGGCCCGGCCAACCTCGCCGCCGCGTGCGCAGCACACGGTGCACGGTTCGTGACGATCTCGACCGACTACGTGTTCGACGGCAACGCGACCGAGCCCTACCCTGAAGACCTGCAGCGCGACCCGATCAACGCGTACGGCCGCACCAAGGCCGCGGGCGAGGAGCTCGCGATCGCACGTCACCCAGAGGGCACGTTCGTGGTTCGCACCGCGTGGCTCTACGGAGCAGACGGCCCGAACTTCGCGGGCACGATGCTGAAGCTCGCCGCGTCGAAGGAGACCTGGTCGGTCGTCGACGACCAGATCGGCCAGCCCACGTGGACCGCAGATCTCGCGGCGCAGATCGTCGCGCTGCTCGACGGCGACGCACCCGCCGGCATCTACCACGGCACGAACAGCGGTCAGGCGAGCTGGTACGAGTTCGCTCGCGCCGTGCTCGAGGAGTCCGGGCTCGACCCCGAGCGCATCACCCCGACCGACAGCTCCAGTTTCGTGCGCCCCGCTCCGCGACCTGCTTACTCGGTACTCGGCCACGACGCATGGGCTGCCGCCGGGCTCGCGCCGATGCGCGACTGGCGCGCCGCGCTGCACGAGGCGGTCGTCACCGGAGCCGTCGCCTGA
- the rfbB gene encoding dTDP-glucose 4,6-dehydratase has product MSKLLVTGGAGFIGSNFVHYVLENTDHFVTVLDKLTYAGNLASLDGLPADRFRFVKGDIADAAVVDELVSQHDAVVHYAAESHNDNSLDDPSPFLETNIIGTYTLIEAARRHDVRFHHISTDEVYGDLELGDPARFTEATPYNPSSPYSSTKAGSDLLVRAWVRSFGLRATISNCSNNYGPFQHVEKFIPRQITNVLRGERPKLYGTGENVRDWIHANDHSSAVLTILDKGVIGETYLIGADGEKNNKDVVELILSQLGQSPDAYDLVTDRPGHDLRYAIDSTKLRTELGWSPQFSDFESGLADTIAWYRDNEAWWAPQKDATEARYRQQGQ; this is encoded by the coding sequence GTGTCAAAACTCCTCGTCACCGGCGGTGCCGGCTTCATCGGCTCGAACTTCGTCCACTACGTGCTCGAGAACACCGATCACTTCGTGACGGTGCTCGACAAGCTCACCTACGCGGGCAACCTCGCGTCGCTCGACGGCCTGCCCGCCGACCGATTCCGGTTCGTGAAGGGCGACATCGCTGACGCAGCGGTCGTCGACGAGCTCGTCTCGCAGCACGACGCCGTGGTGCACTACGCGGCCGAGAGCCACAACGACAACTCCCTCGACGACCCGAGCCCGTTCCTCGAGACGAACATCATCGGCACGTACACCCTCATCGAGGCCGCCCGACGTCACGACGTCCGGTTCCACCACATCTCGACCGACGAGGTCTACGGCGACCTCGAGCTCGGCGACCCTGCGCGGTTCACCGAGGCGACACCGTACAACCCGTCGAGTCCCTACTCCTCGACCAAGGCCGGCAGCGACCTGCTCGTGCGCGCCTGGGTGCGCTCGTTCGGGCTCCGCGCCACCATCTCGAACTGCTCCAACAACTACGGTCCCTTCCAGCACGTCGAGAAGTTCATCCCCCGTCAGATCACGAACGTGCTCCGCGGCGAGCGACCGAAGCTGTACGGCACCGGTGAGAACGTGCGCGACTGGATCCACGCGAACGACCACTCGTCGGCCGTCCTCACGATCCTCGACAAGGGCGTCATCGGCGAGACCTACCTCATCGGCGCCGACGGCGAGAAGAACAACAAGGACGTCGTCGAGCTCATCCTCTCGCAGCTCGGCCAGAGCCCCGACGCGTACGACCTCGTGACCGACCGTCCGGGCCACGACCTGCGTTACGCCATCGACTCGACGAAGCTCCGCACCGAGCTCGGCTGGTCGCCGCAGTTCTCCGATTTCGAGTCCGGCCTGGCCGACACGATCGCCTGGTACCGCGACAACGAGGCGTGGTGGGCCCCGCAGAAGGACGCGACCGAGGCGCGCTACCGCCAGCAGGGACAGTAG
- a CDS encoding bifunctional 2-polyprenyl-6-hydroxyphenol methylase/3-demethylubiquinol 3-O-methyltransferase UbiG, which yields MGKPPTPPPLAPRALLRWSLVRRHVDRIDPVRIIEFGCGEGSVGARLAPGRDYLGVEPDSTSAARATEVVSPAGGRVLNAFPSSVDLGEPADLVCAFEVLEHIDDDSTALGEWVAAAKPGGRVLLSVPAFAHRFGASDVRSGHFRRYEPEALRELMQQAGLVDVRVEVYAWPLGYLLEAVRNRRDGRIVAASEATIQDFTAASGRTGQPRSRLLGAAILIGTSPFLVLQRLNRRRGTGLVAVGTRPAG from the coding sequence ATGGGAAAGCCCCCGACACCGCCGCCGCTCGCCCCGAGGGCCCTCCTCCGATGGAGCCTGGTCCGCCGCCACGTCGATCGGATCGACCCCGTCCGGATCATCGAGTTCGGCTGCGGCGAGGGCTCGGTCGGTGCCAGGCTCGCGCCGGGCCGCGACTACCTCGGGGTCGAACCCGACAGCACATCCGCCGCCCGTGCGACCGAGGTCGTGTCGCCGGCCGGAGGCCGGGTGCTGAACGCGTTCCCGTCGAGCGTCGATCTCGGCGAGCCCGCCGACCTCGTGTGCGCCTTCGAGGTGCTCGAGCACATCGACGACGACTCCACGGCCTTGGGCGAGTGGGTGGCCGCCGCCAAGCCCGGCGGACGCGTGCTCCTCTCGGTGCCCGCGTTCGCGCACCGATTCGGCGCGTCCGACGTGCGCTCCGGGCACTTCCGCAGGTACGAACCCGAGGCGCTCCGCGAACTGATGCAGCAGGCCGGCCTGGTCGACGTGCGCGTCGAGGTCTACGCGTGGCCGTTGGGCTACCTGCTCGAGGCGGTGCGCAATCGTCGCGACGGAAGGATCGTGGCCGCCTCCGAGGCGACGATCCAGGATTTCACGGCCGCGAGCGGCCGAACGGGACAGCCGAGGTCGCGACTGCTCGGTGCCGCGATCCTGATCGGCACGTCCCCGTTCCTCGTGCTCCAACGTCTCAACCGTCGCCGCGGAACCGGTCTCGTCGCGGTCGGCACCCGACCCGCCGGGTAA
- a CDS encoding glycosyltransferase, with translation MHERPERSIAIITCYKHPDYVRAASLRAAARSSGLFDEVEVVKNRSRGLSRYPQVIGALVRMMRRPPSAYLVTFRGYEILPFVLLLSRGRPVYYDEFINPVEWFVHEHGKFREGSIPARLMRSFFRRLMLRSAGVLTDTESHADRSAELMDLPRSLFTAVPVGTDEAAFRPAVDEGAARASGTGDGVFRVLYYGSMLPLHGLEVVLEAAEQLAGESGIAFGFVGGDDADAALVERARAAGAQVEHRAWVPYEELPQLFARHDLMLGGPFGGTEQAQYVITGKTYQFLASALPVVVGANLESGVLTDRVDALIVPQSDPAALAQTIRWAREHGSELDRIGANGRATYERLFSVDRVADRLRIALGAEHAAEVEHARDAEEHRQE, from the coding sequence TTGCACGAGCGCCCGGAGCGGAGCATCGCGATCATCACGTGCTACAAGCACCCAGACTACGTGCGCGCGGCTTCGCTGCGCGCCGCAGCGCGGAGCAGCGGCCTCTTCGACGAGGTCGAGGTGGTCAAGAACCGTTCGCGCGGGCTCTCCCGGTATCCGCAGGTCATCGGCGCACTGGTCCGCATGATGCGCCGCCCGCCATCGGCGTACCTGGTGACGTTCCGCGGCTACGAGATCCTCCCGTTCGTGCTGCTCCTCTCCCGAGGGCGTCCCGTCTACTACGACGAGTTCATCAACCCGGTCGAGTGGTTCGTGCACGAGCACGGCAAGTTCCGCGAGGGTTCGATTCCCGCACGCCTGATGCGGTCGTTCTTCCGGCGCCTGATGCTCCGCTCCGCCGGCGTGCTCACCGACACCGAGTCCCACGCCGATCGTTCGGCCGAACTCATGGACCTGCCGCGGTCGCTCTTCACGGCCGTGCCGGTGGGAACCGACGAGGCGGCGTTCCGGCCCGCTGTCGACGAGGGTGCCGCGCGGGCGTCGGGCACGGGCGACGGCGTCTTCCGGGTGCTCTACTACGGCTCGATGCTGCCGTTGCACGGACTCGAGGTCGTGCTCGAGGCGGCCGAGCAGCTGGCGGGCGAGTCCGGCATCGCGTTCGGCTTCGTCGGCGGGGACGACGCCGATGCCGCGCTCGTCGAGCGGGCGCGGGCGGCGGGCGCGCAGGTCGAGCACCGCGCGTGGGTGCCGTACGAGGAATTGCCGCAACTGTTCGCCCGACACGACCTGATGCTCGGGGGGCCGTTCGGCGGCACCGAGCAGGCCCAGTACGTCATCACGGGCAAGACCTACCAGTTCCTGGCGTCCGCACTGCCGGTCGTGGTCGGCGCGAATCTCGAGAGCGGTGTCCTCACCGACCGCGTCGACGCCCTGATCGTGCCCCAATCGGACCCGGCCGCGCTCGCGCAGACGATCCGATGGGCGCGCGAGCACGGGTCGGAGCTCGACCGCATCGGAGCGAACGGTCGGGCCACCTACGAGCGGCTATTCTCCGTCGACCGCGTCGCCGACCGGCTGCGCATCGCTCTTGGTGCGGAGCATGCGGCCGAGGTGGAACATGCTCGAGATGCCGAAGAGCACCGCCAGGAATAG
- a CDS encoding glycosyltransferase family 2 protein has translation MRVFVQIPCLNEEETLPLVLQSIPKSIPGVDSIEILVIDDGSTDRTIEIAREHGVTHFVRHARNMGLAQSFADGVDYALRHGADVVVNTDGDNQYPQDRIPDLLKPIMEDRADIVIADRQTSKITHFSPFKKVMQRFGSWVVNKAASTDLPDAASGFRAYTASALIRLNIVTRFSYCMETIIQAGYKRMAIVSVPVETNAKTRESRLFKNIWQHMFRSGSAILRSYLMYRPYVLFSWLSALLAICALVPFVRYLALVVLGTQGENLQSLMIGMILAIGALLSMALGVIADLIRIVRSLNEDALTLLKHERYGR, from the coding sequence ATGCGCGTATTCGTTCAGATCCCCTGCCTCAACGAGGAGGAGACCCTCCCCCTCGTCCTCCAGTCGATCCCAAAATCGATCCCGGGCGTCGACTCCATCGAGATCCTGGTCATCGACGACGGCTCGACCGATCGCACGATCGAGATCGCACGTGAACACGGAGTCACCCACTTCGTCAGGCACGCCCGCAACATGGGCCTCGCGCAGTCCTTCGCCGACGGCGTCGACTACGCGCTCCGCCACGGCGCCGACGTGGTCGTCAACACCGACGGCGACAACCAGTACCCCCAGGACCGCATCCCCGACCTGCTGAAGCCGATCATGGAGGACCGGGCGGACATCGTCATCGCCGACCGGCAGACCAGCAAGATCACGCACTTCTCGCCGTTCAAGAAGGTCATGCAGCGCTTCGGCAGCTGGGTCGTCAACAAGGCGGCCAGCACCGACCTCCCCGACGCGGCGAGCGGCTTCCGCGCGTACACGGCCTCCGCGCTGATCCGCCTGAACATCGTCACGCGGTTCAGCTACTGCATGGAGACGATCATCCAGGCCGGCTACAAGCGCATGGCGATCGTGAGCGTCCCGGTCGAGACCAACGCGAAGACCCGCGAGTCGCGGCTGTTCAAGAACATCTGGCAGCACATGTTCCGATCGGGCTCCGCCATCCTCCGCTCGTATCTCATGTACCGCCCGTACGTGCTGTTCTCCTGGTTGAGCGCGCTCCTCGCGATCTGCGCCCTGGTGCCGTTCGTGCGGTACCTCGCCCTCGTGGTCCTCGGCACGCAGGGCGAGAACCTCCAGTCGCTGATGATCGGCATGATCCTGGCGATCGGCGCGCTCCTCTCGATGGCGCTCGGCGTCATCGCCGACCTCATCAGGATCGTTCGCTCGCTGAACGAAGACGCACTCACGCTGCTGAAGCATGAACGCTACGGTCGCTGA